The DNA window CCGGGTTGAGCGCGTTGTGATCGGTCAGGTCGTAGCCGTGGCTGCTGCCTGGCTTCGCCTTGAAGAACGGCGAGGAGTAGAGGTGGCTCACACCGAGATCGGCGAGGTACGTCGTCCACAGCCGAGCGTCTGCGAAGGTGAAGCCGGCGTTCAGCTGCACCCGGTACGTGGCGCGCGGGACGTCGGCCCGAAGCTCGGCCGCGACCTTCTCGAGGAGGTCTTCGGCCTCGGTCGCCTCCGCGAAATCGAACACGCCTGCGTCCTGAGGCCCTGCATTTCCATCCCCGAACTCTCCTCCCCACGGCTCTTGCATAGGCCTTCCATCCTCGTTCGTCTGAGTGCGCTCAGCGCGGTGGTCGTTCTCGTCCTCCGGGTTGCTCGAGGAGCCTCAAGATGGCCATCGAGCGTCCGATCAGCCGGTGAATCTTGGTCGCCAGCTCGGGAGGGCGGCCGGCCTCCGGCGGCTGCGCGCTGGCGGTGTCGACCACGAGCGCCCAGCGCTCCCCCCATTCGATGTCCGGCAGCACGAAATCGAGCGGCCGATCGTCGGCGTTGACGAGGAGGAGCAGCGTGTCTCCGAGGATGCGCTCGCCCTGAGGACCGCAGTCCGGGATGGCGTCACCCCCGAGCAGGATGCCGAGCGCGTGCGCGTCGGGTTTCTGCCAGTCGTCCGAGGACATCTCCTGGCCATCGGGCCTGAACCAGACAATGTCGCGCAGGCCGCTCCCGTGGATGTAGCCGCCGGAGAAGAAGCGGCGTCGGCGGAGGACGGGCTGGTCTCTCCGGAAGGCGATGAGGCGGGTGGTGAAGTCCAGCAGCGCCTGGCGCCTCGCATCGAGGTCCCAGTCGAGCCAGGTGAGCTCGTTGTCCTGGCAATAGGCGTTGTTGTTGCCGCGCTGGGTGTGGCCCAGCTCGTCTCCGGAGAGGAGCATGGGGACGCCCTGGGAGACGAGCAGCGTAGTGAAGAGGTTGCGCTTCTGCCGCTCGCGCAGCTCCACGATGGCGGGGTCGTCGGTCTCGCCCTCGACGCCATGGTTCTCGCTCTCGTTGTGGTCGCTGCCGTCGCGGTTCTCTTCGCCGTTCGCCTCGTTGTGCTTGCGGGCGTACGAGACGAGATCGTGGAGGCTGAAGCCGTCGTGCGCGGTAACGAAGTTGATGCTGGCCTGGGGTCTCCGGCCGCTCAGCTCGAAGAGGTCACTGGAGCCGGTGAGCCGGTAACCGATCTCGGCGGCGACGTGCTCGTCCCCCTTCCAGAAGCGGCGAATGGCGTTGCGGTAACGGTCGTTCCACTCAGCCCAGCGCACCGGGAAGTTGCCGACTTGATAGCCCCCGTCGCCGAGATCCCAGGGCTCGGCGATGAGCTTGGTCCGGGAAAGCACCGGATCCTGATGGATGATGTTGAGGAAGGAGCCCAGCCGCTTCACCCAGTACCAGCCCCGGGCGAGGGTCGACGCGAGGTCGAAGCGGAAGCCGTCGACGTGCATCTCCGTCACCCAGTACCGCAGGCTGTCCAGCACGAGCTGGAGGACCTGGGGGTGCCGGGTGTTGAGGCTGTTGCCGCAGCCGGTGAAGTCTCGGTAGAGGCGCGGAGAGCGGGGATCGAGGCGGTAGTAGGTGCGGTTGTCGATGCCACGCAGGGAAAGGGTGGGGCCGAGGTGGGAGCCCTCGGCGGTGTGGTTGTAGACGACGTCGAGGATCACCTCGATGCCCGCCGCGTGGAGGGCGCGCACCATGTTCTTGAACTCGGTGATCTGTTCGCCGCGGCGACCGCTCGAGGCGTAGCGCCCGGCGGGCGCGAAGAACGAGAGGGTGTTGTAGCCCCAGTGGTTCTCGAGCCCGCGCGCCCACAGGTCGCGCTCGGTGACCATCTCGTGGATCGGCAAGAGCTCGACGGCGGTCACGCCGAGGCGGCGCAGGTGGTCGATCGCGGCCTCGGAGGCGAGCCCCGCGTAGGTGCCGCGCAAGGGCTCGGGGACGCCAGGGTGGCGCATGGTGAAGCTCTTGACGTGCATCTCGTAGATGACGGTGTCTTCCCATGGCGTCCTCGGGGGGCGATCCCCTCGCCAGTCGAACGCGTGGTCGACGACCACGCACTTCGGTGCGCCCAGAGCGCTGTCGAGGCCGCACGGGAGGGAGTCGTCCTCTGGACCCGCCTCGCGGTCGTAACCGAAGAGCGGTGCCCGCCAGTCAGGCTCGTTCGCGACGGCGTAGGCGTACGGGTCGACGAGGAGCTTGTTCGGGTTGAAGCGCAAACCGGCGGCAGGCTCGTAAGGGCCGTGGACGCGGTAGCCGTAGAGCTGTCCCGGCCGGAGCCCTGGCACGTAGCCGTGAGCAACGTGGGCGGTACGCTCCGGGAGCACGATTCTCTCGCGCTCCCTTTCGGCGTCTGGAGCATCGAAGAGGCAGAGTTCAACCCTGTTCGCGCTCTCCGTGTAGAGGGCGAAGTTCACCCCTGCGCCGTCATAGGTAGCGCCGAGGGAATGATGTGTACCAGGCCAGACACGCGCGCGCATAAGGGGGGGAGGCGGACTCTCCGATGCCCGTTCTTGCGGGAACGTCGCTGCGTGTCGAGAGAAAACGACGGGCGTTCAGGCCGCCAGCGCGTTGATTCGCGCGCGGGCGCCCTCGAAGAGCGGCTTGCCCGCGAGGTAGGCGGCGCTCGGCAAGACCATGGCGCGGGCGATCCACGCGGCACGCTGGCCCATGGAGTCGATGATCTTCTGCTTCTCGGAGACATCGTCGGCGCTCAGCATCGCGAGCACGGTGCTCCAGACCTGCGCGCGCCACTGACGGAGCACCGCCATGGCGAACCACCTGGCCGCAGTCTTCGCCCTCTGGTAAACGACCTCGGTAACCGCGCAGCGGTGGCGCTCGATGAGCAGCTCCAGCGTCTCGTATACGGCCTCGCGGAGCAGCTCGTTGACCTGGTCGTGATCGTGCTTGTAACGGGACAGCATGCGCGCGTCGCGGGCATGCCCGAACTCCACGATGGTGTCGTGGATGCCGATGGCGAGGTCATAGTTGATGTGCGCGCTCAGACCGAGCATCGCTTCCTGCACCGGCAGGCTTGCGCCGCGAGGACCGAAGTGGTGGGCGAGCCGCCATGCCTCGCACGTCTGCGCTTCCTCCACGAAGCTGCGGCGCACCGTGTCCACATAGACCTCGCAGAAGCGACCAGCGAGGCGAGAGATCCACTCGGGCTCCAGGAACACCCCACCGTCGGGGCGGCTCACCTCCTGGGCGACACGCCGGGTGATGATCGCGTACACGTCCGGGAACGCTGCGCGAGGATCCCCTTCGTTTCGCAGCAGGTCCGCGACAGCATCCAGTGCGCGGAGAGCCTCTTCGGCGTTCCTGGGCTGCCCATCGATCCTGCTCCCTTCGAGCTTCATGACTGCTACCTCCGAGTCCTTCGAACAGCGACGAATCGCCTGGATATCCTGCCTCGCCCGACTGATGACCCAGCTTGGATTTTGGAGTCCGGTTTCCTCTAGCTGGCCACGTCGGGGCGTCGGCTGAGACTTCGTAAGGAGGTCCCCGAGTGCGCTGTAGCGACGTCTAGGCCGCGTTCACGCCAGAGTGCTTCCTCACCAAGTGCGCGGGCGCGGCGACTTGCCCGCGGTCCACGATGGCAGCCTCTTGCAGCCGCCGTTCCTCCGCAGATCTCTCCAGAAGCGGCAATTCCGTGACGCCCCGACTGCGCGCACCCTGCCCTGGGCGCCCGTCGCCGCCCCGATGGATCACATCGCCGGAACTGGCTGGCCGCCTTGTGCAAGGTCGGCCTAGGCTGCGCTCCATGACGGAGGAGCAAACGACGCCGGTGCCTCACAAGGACACGCTGGGCCGGGAGCACGCGGAGGAACGCGCGGCGCGGATCGACGACGTCCGCTACACGCTGACGTTCGACATCGAGCGCGGAGCCTCGACCTATCGAGGCGAGGCCACCGTGCAATTTCGCGTCACAGGAATAAACGACACGTTCCTCGACTTCCGAGGCCACCGTATCCACCGATTGGAGATCAACGGCATCGAGGTAGAACCAGTCTGGGCGGACTGCAGGCTGCTCTTGCCTGGCCATAGGCTCGCGCCTGAATCGACGGTGCGGGTGATCTATGAAAACGAGTTCGATCACACAGGCGATGGCTTCCATCGGTTCGTCGATCCGGAAGATGGCGAGACGTACCTCTTCACCGACTTCGAGCCGTTCAGCGCACACCGCCTGTTTCCTTGCTTCGACCAGCCCGACCTCAAGGCGACGTACCGCCTCTCGGTGACGGCTCCGGACGGCTGGGAGGTGATCAGCAATGCATCCATCGCCCGGTCCGAGCCAGTAGGGTCCGGACGGGTGACCGTCCACTTCCACGAGACGCTCCGCTTCAGCACCTACCTCTTCGCGCTGGTCGCGGGGCCGTACCATGCAGTCCGCGACGAGCACCGCGGCATCCCGCTCGGGGTCTTCTGCCGACGGTCGCTCGCGCGCCACCTCGACGCGGACGAGATCTTCACGATCACGAAGCAGGGATTCGATTTCTATCCCGCGTTCTTCGATTACCCCTACCCCTTCAAGAAATACGACCAGATGTTCGTGCCCGAATACAACGCGGGCGCGATGGAGAATGTCGGGGCGGTGACCTTCAGCGAGCGGATGATCTTCCGCGACCCGCCCACCGAGCATCAGCGTCTCTCCCGGGCCGAGGTGATCCTTCATGAGATGGCCCACATGTGGTTCGGCGATCTGGTCACGATGCGGTGGTGGAACGATCTCTGGCTCAACGAGAGCTTCGCGACGTACATGTCGTATCTGGCGATGGAGCACGCCACCCGCTTCGGGCCTGGTGCGTGGACGTCCTTCAATGGGATCAAGGGGTGGGCGTATCGTCAGGATCAGCTCTGCACGACCCACCCCGTGGCCGGCGAGGTGCCCGACACCGATCACACGTTCCTGAACTTCGACGGTATCACTTACGGCAAGGGCGCGGCAGCCATGCAGCAGCTCGTGGCTGCCATTGGCCTCGATGCATTCCGCGACGGAATGCGGCGCTACTTCCGTCGGCACGAATATGGGAATGCGACGCTGCGTGATTTCCTGGACGCGATTGCCGTCCCCGTCGGCGGTCGCTCGCTGACGGAATGGGCGCATCTATGGCTGGAGCGTCCCGCGCTGAACACGCTGCGCGCGGAGGTGACGGCGGAAGTGACGCAGGAAGGGGAGCGGATCGCCGCACTTCGTCTACGGCAAGAGGCGCCTGCGGAGCACCCGACGCTCAGGCCGCATCGCATCGACGTCGTGCTCGGCTGGGACGATGGCGACGCGCTCACGCTCGAGGCGCTCCCCGCGTTCATCGACGGCGCAGAGGCGGAGGTCCCCGCCGCCGTGGGTCGACCCGCTCCGGCGCTGGTCTTCCCGAACCACAAAGACCTCACGTTCGCTCAGGTGGCGCTGGATCCGCGGTCGCTCGCGTACGTGCGGGCGCACCTGGAGCGGGTGCGCGATCCGCTGCTCCGGCAGCTCCTCGGGGCGTCGCTCTGGAGCATGGTGCGCGATCGGCAGCTCTCGTCCCTCGATTACCTCGCGCTGCTGGGCGAGAAGCTACCGCTCGAGTCCGACCTGGAGCTGACGGAGGCCGCTCTCGGCCATGCGGCGCTCTGCCTGACCCGCTACGTCCCCGAGCCGGAGCGCGCAGGAGCCTCGTCGGCACTCTGCGAGGTGGCGCTCCGCAGCGTGGGGACGGCGCCGCCAGGGGACGCGCGGCTGACGTGGGCACGCGCGCTGGTGAACGCCGCCTACGGGCCGAAGGATCTTTTGCTCGCCGCTGGCCTGTGTGACGGGGCGCTCGGGATCGAAGGCGTGGCCATCGATCAGGACATGCGGTGGACCGTGGCGATCAAGTGGATCGCTCGCGGGATGCCGGGGGCCGAGGAGCGGCTCGCCGAGGAGCGCCGCCGCGACCCGTCGGATCGAGGTCAACGCGCCGCGCTACGTGCCGAGACGGCGCGGCCCGATGCCGCGACCAAGGCGGCGGCCTGGGAGAAGTTCCACGCCGAAGGGTACGGCTCACTGCACCTCACCACGGCGGCCATGGCCGGCTTCGCCTGGTCTTTCCAGCAGGAGGTGCTCGACCCATACCAGGGGGCCTTCTTCGAACGGGTGGTGGGCACCTTCACGTCACGCCCGCCCGAGCTCGCACGCGCGTACTTCAACCATCTGTTCCCGGCCTGGGAGACGAGCCCCGCGGTCCTCGAGCGGTCACAAGCGCTCCTCGACTCGCTCGGCGGGTCTCAGCCGATGCTGGAGCGGATGCTCCGCGAAGCCAACGACGATCTCGCTCGCTCCATCGCCTGCCGCGCCCACGCCGCGGGACGGCTGTCGTCCGCCTCACGGTCGCGCGAAGGGCACGCCTGATCGTGGTTGGAAGGCGCCCGCCTTTCGATGCACAGTAGGTCAGCCGGGGGCCGGCCGTGCTGGCCCCGCGGACGTCACGCGACGAGACGACCGACCCCCTGATGATCGAGCTGGACCGAACGCGCGCCCGAACCAGCGCAGAGAGAGGGAGCCGCGAGCCCCAGTTCTCCTCGCTCCCTCCCTCGTTGTTTCGTGCGTTCCGCGATCTGGCCGCGGCTCGCTCCGGCATCCAGATCCGCGACGGCAAGGAGACCCTGGTCGCCACGCGCATCGCTGGACGCATGGGTGAGCTGGGGCTCGACGAGCCTGCCGCCTACCTCGCCCGGCTCCGCGAGGACCCGTCGGGCGTGGAGATGATCCGCTTCCTCGACGCGCTCTGCACGACGTTCACGGGGTTCTACCGGGACGCGGAGCACTTCACACTCCTCGCCAGCGAGGCAGCGCGGCGCCTGTCGCGCGGGCAGCAGCGCATGCGGGTGTGGTGCGCGGCGACGGCGAGCGGAGAGGAGGCGTACAGCACCGCCATGGTCCTGAGCGAGGCCGTCGCGAACACCGAGGTGGACTACCGGGTGCTGGCGACCGACCTGTCGACGAGCGCGCTTCGCACCGCGATCCAGGGGCGGTACTCGCAGCAGCA is part of the Chondromyces crocatus genome and encodes:
- the glgX gene encoding glycogen debranching protein GlgX — encoded protein: MRARVWPGTHHSLGATYDGAGVNFALYTESANRVELCLFDAPDAERERERIVLPERTAHVAHGYVPGLRPGQLYGYRVHGPYEPAAGLRFNPNKLLVDPYAYAVANEPDWRAPLFGYDREAGPEDDSLPCGLDSALGAPKCVVVDHAFDWRGDRPPRTPWEDTVIYEMHVKSFTMRHPGVPEPLRGTYAGLASEAAIDHLRRLGVTAVELLPIHEMVTERDLWARGLENHWGYNTLSFFAPAGRYASSGRRGEQITEFKNMVRALHAAGIEVILDVVYNHTAEGSHLGPTLSLRGIDNRTYYRLDPRSPRLYRDFTGCGNSLNTRHPQVLQLVLDSLRYWVTEMHVDGFRFDLASTLARGWYWVKRLGSFLNIIHQDPVLSRTKLIAEPWDLGDGGYQVGNFPVRWAEWNDRYRNAIRRFWKGDEHVAAEIGYRLTGSSDLFELSGRRPQASINFVTAHDGFSLHDLVSYARKHNEANGEENRDGSDHNESENHGVEGETDDPAIVELRERQKRNLFTTLLVSQGVPMLLSGDELGHTQRGNNNAYCQDNELTWLDWDLDARRQALLDFTTRLIAFRRDQPVLRRRRFFSGGYIHGSGLRDIVWFRPDGQEMSSDDWQKPDAHALGILLGGDAIPDCGPQGERILGDTLLLLVNADDRPLDFVLPDIEWGERWALVVDTASAQPPEAGRPPELATKIHRLIGRSMAILRLLEQPGGRERPPR
- a CDS encoding DUF5995 family protein, which encodes MKLEGSRIDGQPRNAEEALRALDAVADLLRNEGDPRAAFPDVYAIITRRVAQEVSRPDGGVFLEPEWISRLAGRFCEVYVDTVRRSFVEEAQTCEAWRLAHHFGPRGASLPVQEAMLGLSAHINYDLAIGIHDTIVEFGHARDARMLSRYKHDHDQVNELLREAVYETLELLIERHRCAVTEVVYQRAKTAARWFAMAVLRQWRAQVWSTVLAMLSADDVSEKQKIIDSMGQRAAWIARAMVLPSAAYLAGKPLFEGARARINALAA
- the pepN gene encoding aminopeptidase N, which gives rise to MTEEQTTPVPHKDTLGREHAEERAARIDDVRYTLTFDIERGASTYRGEATVQFRVTGINDTFLDFRGHRIHRLEINGIEVEPVWADCRLLLPGHRLAPESTVRVIYENEFDHTGDGFHRFVDPEDGETYLFTDFEPFSAHRLFPCFDQPDLKATYRLSVTAPDGWEVISNASIARSEPVGSGRVTVHFHETLRFSTYLFALVAGPYHAVRDEHRGIPLGVFCRRSLARHLDADEIFTITKQGFDFYPAFFDYPYPFKKYDQMFVPEYNAGAMENVGAVTFSERMIFRDPPTEHQRLSRAEVILHEMAHMWFGDLVTMRWWNDLWLNESFATYMSYLAMEHATRFGPGAWTSFNGIKGWAYRQDQLCTTHPVAGEVPDTDHTFLNFDGITYGKGAAAMQQLVAAIGLDAFRDGMRRYFRRHEYGNATLRDFLDAIAVPVGGRSLTEWAHLWLERPALNTLRAEVTAEVTQEGERIAALRLRQEAPAEHPTLRPHRIDVVLGWDDGDALTLEALPAFIDGAEAEVPAAVGRPAPALVFPNHKDLTFAQVALDPRSLAYVRAHLERVRDPLLRQLLGASLWSMVRDRQLSSLDYLALLGEKLPLESDLELTEAALGHAALCLTRYVPEPERAGASSALCEVALRSVGTAPPGDARLTWARALVNAAYGPKDLLLAAGLCDGALGIEGVAIDQDMRWTVAIKWIARGMPGAEERLAEERRRDPSDRGQRAALRAETARPDAATKAAAWEKFHAEGYGSLHLTTAAMAGFAWSFQQEVLDPYQGAFFERVVGTFTSRPPELARAYFNHLFPAWETSPAVLERSQALLDSLGGSQPMLERMLREANDDLARSIACRAHAAGRLSSASRSREGHA
- a CDS encoding CheR family methyltransferase → MIELDRTRARTSAERGSREPQFSSLPPSLFRAFRDLAAARSGIQIRDGKETLVATRIAGRMGELGLDEPAAYLARLREDPSGVEMIRFLDALCTTFTGFYRDAEHFTLLASEAARRLSRGQQRMRVWCAATASGEEAYSTAMVLSEAVANTEVDYRVLATDLSTSALRTAIQGRYSQQQLTPVSERLRAKYFIPVPTDDGTSSTRFEVSQRLRERVSFARLNLAAPPFPIMAPFDVILCRNVMIYFDPQVRQRLLDELTRLLRPGGLLLVGHAETLSGLQHQLTPVQPSALRKPRVA